The Polyangiaceae bacterium genome includes a region encoding these proteins:
- a CDS encoding sugar kinase: MIHATRSTDPILIVGSMAFDDLELPTTNAKDVIGGSATYAALSAALFAPVRVVAVVGDDFPDKAVESLDSRGVDTSGIERAAGKTFRWAGRYSANLASRTTLDTQLNVFADFRPKLPAAFRASPYLMLGNIHPSLQLEVLTQVSSPKLVAADTMNFWISGERPTLLEMLKKIDTLVINDEELRQLAEEHNIKRAAARVRAMGPKRLVVKRGEYGAMLFDDHGIFFAPAYPLEEEIDPTGAGDTFAGALMGYLSREGNLDRSALRKALMVAATVASFCVEGVGTARLEALDKDQVGRRLEELRTLVHFGH; encoded by the coding sequence ATGATCCACGCTACGCGTTCTACCGACCCGATCCTCATCGTCGGGTCGATGGCCTTCGACGATCTCGAGCTGCCCACGACCAACGCCAAGGACGTGATCGGCGGCTCGGCGACCTACGCCGCGCTCTCCGCCGCGCTCTTCGCCCCGGTCCGGGTGGTGGCGGTGGTCGGCGACGACTTTCCGGACAAAGCGGTCGAGTCCCTCGACTCCCGGGGCGTCGACACCTCCGGCATCGAGCGCGCGGCCGGCAAGACCTTCCGCTGGGCGGGCCGCTACTCCGCGAACCTGGCCAGCCGCACCACCCTCGACACCCAGCTCAACGTGTTCGCGGACTTCCGCCCGAAGCTCCCCGCAGCCTTCCGCGCGAGCCCCTACCTCATGCTCGGCAACATCCACCCGAGCCTGCAGCTCGAGGTGCTCACGCAGGTCTCGAGCCCGAAGCTGGTCGCAGCGGACACCATGAACTTCTGGATCAGCGGTGAGCGCCCCACGCTCCTCGAGATGCTGAAGAAGATCGACACGCTGGTGATCAACGACGAGGAGCTCCGCCAGCTGGCCGAGGAGCACAACATCAAGCGCGCCGCCGCTCGCGTGCGCGCCATGGGCCCGAAGCGCTTGGTGGTGAAGCGCGGCGAGTACGGCGCGATGCTCTTCGACGATCACGGCATCTTCTTCGCCCCCGCCTACCCCCTGGAGGAGGAGATCGACCCCACCGGAGCGGGCGACACCTTCGCCGGAGCGCTGATGGGTTACCTGTCTCGTGAAGGCAACCTGGACCGCTCGGCGCTGCGCAAGGCCCTGATGGTCGCCGCCACGGTCGCCTCCTTCTGCGTGGAAGGGGTGGGCACGGCTCGGCTCGAAGCCCTGGACAAGGACCAGGTGGGACGCCGGCTCGAGGAGCTCAGGACGCTGGTGCATTTCGGGCACTGA
- a CDS encoding aspartate 1-decarboxylase, producing MKLSVFKSKIHRATVTHADLDYEGSVTIDVGLMEAADILPHEAIHVWNVTRGTRLTTYAIEGARDSGVVCINGAAAHLCRPGDLVILATFADMTREEARAHVPQVIRVDAQNRRLADGSPERPGPLPPRALA from the coding sequence ATGAAGCTCAGCGTGTTCAAGTCGAAGATCCACCGCGCCACGGTCACCCACGCGGATCTGGACTACGAGGGCAGCGTGACCATCGACGTCGGGCTGATGGAGGCGGCGGACATCCTGCCGCACGAGGCCATCCACGTCTGGAACGTGACCCGGGGCACCCGCCTGACCACCTACGCCATCGAGGGCGCCCGAGACTCGGGGGTGGTCTGCATCAACGGCGCCGCCGCCCACCTGTGCCGCCCCGGGGACCTGGTGATCCTGGCCACCTTCGCCGACATGACCCGGGAAGAGGCCCGGGCCCACGTACCCCAGGTGATCCGCGTGGACGCGCAGAATCGCCGCTTGGCGGACGGGTCGCCGGAGCGACCCGGCCCCCTGCCTCCCCGCGCGCTGGCCTGA
- a CDS encoding L,D-transpeptidase family protein, whose product MRRLSTLIALSWVALLGCQREAPPGDSSGAAPGATGSPGVIGTPTLPDELTPKPGPAPATSGAQAAVPDAGASPPAEHPGPWLVVTAPAAAVYPTRDFDQKAKLGYVRNGGKVAVKDKPVPGKSCSSGWYEVVSGGWMCANLGTTELSHPQVKFAVKQPDLSEVLPYPYARNAKNGTPLYRSVPSREQMHKYEPYLAEAKAKRAKEAKEREEKAREAEAEEKKDDDTETRAASLAPDPALSDQDGGAAPAADAGVDTSPWWQRDDAKDKLHELTLDKLKEDSDDILAQRMVTGFYIAVDKTFSWNGRTWYKSTKGLIAPADRFWQTAGAKFKGLELDGQSSKLPVGWVYGGRKTAPSFEIDLDTKKVKPAKAVEVFTAVQLTGREEEVGGFRYSETREGTWLKNIHIRVTRPGPPPKDLGPNERWVDVNLSEQTLVVYQGERPVYATLISSGKKSTIKEKDHSTPTGQWRVREKHVTTTMDGDGSAAGDLPYSIEDVPYVLYFHASYALHGAFWHKNFGIQMSHGCVNLAPLDAKWVFMNTDPPLPPGWHGAWSSADRPGSLIVVHE is encoded by the coding sequence ATGCGCCGACTCTCCACCCTCATCGCCCTCTCCTGGGTGGCCCTCCTGGGCTGTCAGCGCGAAGCGCCGCCCGGTGACTCGTCCGGCGCCGCTCCCGGGGCGACCGGCTCGCCGGGCGTAATCGGCACGCCGACCCTCCCCGACGAGCTGACCCCGAAGCCAGGACCTGCCCCGGCGACGAGCGGCGCCCAGGCGGCCGTACCCGACGCGGGTGCGAGCCCACCGGCGGAGCACCCCGGCCCCTGGCTGGTGGTCACCGCGCCGGCGGCTGCGGTGTACCCGACTCGCGACTTCGATCAGAAGGCCAAGCTCGGTTACGTGCGCAACGGCGGCAAGGTCGCCGTGAAGGACAAGCCCGTCCCCGGCAAGAGCTGCAGCTCCGGCTGGTACGAGGTGGTGAGCGGCGGCTGGATGTGCGCCAACCTGGGCACCACCGAGCTCAGTCACCCGCAGGTGAAGTTCGCAGTGAAGCAGCCGGATCTGAGCGAGGTCCTGCCTTACCCGTATGCGCGCAACGCCAAGAACGGCACGCCGCTCTACCGCTCCGTGCCCTCGCGCGAGCAGATGCACAAGTACGAGCCCTACCTGGCGGAGGCGAAGGCCAAGCGCGCGAAGGAAGCCAAGGAGCGCGAGGAGAAGGCCCGTGAGGCCGAGGCCGAAGAGAAGAAGGACGACGACACCGAGACCCGGGCCGCGTCGCTGGCACCGGATCCCGCGCTCTCCGATCAGGACGGCGGCGCAGCACCGGCAGCCGATGCCGGGGTGGACACTTCGCCGTGGTGGCAGCGCGACGACGCGAAGGACAAGCTGCACGAGCTGACGCTCGACAAGCTGAAGGAAGACTCCGACGACATCCTGGCCCAGCGCATGGTCACCGGCTTCTACATCGCCGTGGACAAGACCTTCAGCTGGAACGGCCGCACCTGGTACAAGTCGACCAAAGGTCTGATCGCCCCCGCGGATCGCTTCTGGCAGACGGCCGGCGCCAAGTTCAAGGGACTCGAGCTCGACGGCCAGAGCAGCAAGCTGCCCGTGGGTTGGGTCTACGGCGGGCGCAAGACCGCGCCCAGCTTCGAGATCGATCTGGACACCAAGAAGGTGAAGCCCGCGAAGGCGGTCGAGGTCTTCACGGCCGTCCAGCTCACCGGTCGCGAAGAGGAGGTCGGCGGGTTCCGCTACAGCGAGACCCGCGAGGGCACCTGGCTGAAGAACATCCACATCCGCGTCACGCGTCCGGGCCCGCCGCCCAAGGACCTCGGGCCCAACGAGCGCTGGGTGGACGTCAACCTGAGCGAGCAGACGCTGGTCGTCTACCAGGGCGAGCGACCTGTCTACGCGACGCTGATCTCGAGCGGCAAGAAGAGCACCATCAAGGAGAAGGACCACTCCACTCCCACGGGCCAGTGGCGCGTCCGCGAGAAGCACGTCACCACGACCATGGACGGCGACGGTTCGGCCGCCGGCGACCTGCCCTACAGCATCGAGGACGTGCCGTACGTGCTCTACTTCCACGCCTCTTACGCGCTGCATGGCGCGTTCTGGCACAAGAACTTCGGCATCCAGATGAGCCACGGGTGCGTGAACCTCGCTCCCCTCGACGCGAAGTGGGTGTTCATGAACACCGACCCGCCGCTGCCGCCCGGCTGGCACGGGGCCTGGTCCTCCGCCGACCGCCCCGGCAGCCTGATAGTCGTGCACGAGTAG
- a CDS encoding tetratricopeptide repeat protein — protein MDQFSAHLDRGWDLVQRGDAHGAEQSARRALEIDGQSPEAHNLLGYVAALQGEFDDAIEHYRTAISLDDTYLEAMLNAAEVYIHPLGDFDGAIDMCEQALELAENDDEVVDALLLWFDALLAKGDFDSAKAVSRRFPDGPFENPNHTFLVARALYEVGEVDRASPLIDSVLKDQPKHAEAWYYLGLIRDEHGDAMGATAAFLRSRELDLEVPPPPWSVSRETFEAAAKAAVASLRPELQAFLVEGEVFVSDVPGVEVVVDGVDPRALLLLDGVAGESPAEAPRARVFVYQRNVERLAGTIELVEEEIAAALEREITLSFLEAGPAPDEDRGLN, from the coding sequence ATGGACCAGTTCTCGGCACACCTCGATCGCGGCTGGGATCTCGTGCAGCGCGGTGACGCGCACGGGGCGGAGCAGAGCGCGCGCCGCGCCCTGGAGATCGACGGCCAGTCACCCGAGGCCCACAACCTGCTCGGCTACGTCGCGGCGCTGCAGGGCGAGTTCGACGACGCGATCGAGCACTATCGCACCGCGATCTCGCTGGACGACACCTACCTCGAGGCGATGCTGAACGCCGCGGAGGTCTACATCCACCCGCTCGGTGATTTCGACGGCGCCATCGACATGTGCGAGCAGGCGCTGGAGCTGGCCGAGAACGACGACGAAGTCGTCGACGCCTTGCTGCTCTGGTTCGACGCCCTGCTCGCCAAGGGCGATTTCGACTCGGCCAAGGCGGTCTCCCGGCGCTTCCCGGACGGGCCCTTCGAGAACCCCAACCACACCTTCCTGGTGGCGCGCGCCCTCTACGAGGTCGGCGAAGTGGACCGCGCTTCGCCGCTCATCGACTCCGTCTTGAAGGACCAGCCGAAGCACGCGGAGGCCTGGTACTACCTGGGTCTGATCCGGGACGAGCACGGGGACGCCATGGGAGCGACCGCGGCGTTCTTGCGCTCGCGGGAGCTCGACCTGGAGGTGCCTCCGCCGCCCTGGAGCGTGAGCCGCGAGACCTTCGAGGCCGCCGCCAAGGCGGCAGTGGCGAGCCTGCGTCCGGAGCTTCAGGCGTTTCTGGTCGAGGGCGAGGTGTTCGTGTCCGACGTGCCCGGGGTCGAGGTCGTCGTGGACGGCGTGGACCCCCGGGCGCTGCTCCTGCTCGATGGTGTCGCCGGCGAGAGCCCGGCCGAGGCGCCCCGAGCGCGGGTCTTCGTCTACCAGCGCAACGTCGAACGCCTGGCGGGAACCATCGAGCTGGTCGAAGAAGAGATCGCCGCGGCGCTGGAGCGGGAGATCACCCTGTCGTTCCTGGAAGCCGGGCCGGCGCCCGATGAGGATCGAGGGTTGAATTGA
- a CDS encoding DEAD/DEAH box helicase, whose protein sequence is MSSETPEPSEPPPTFDILPLSSELRRAVDDLGYTHPTPVQRAVFELASRGKDLVVQARTGTGKTAAFGMPIVDALVRRQTPAVQVLVLCPTRELALQVTREVEALAKYRGVATAAIYGGAPMPRQVEQIRAGAQVVIGTPGRVLDHLRRGTFSAASVRALVLDESDEMLSMGFLPQINEILSYLPDTRQTLLFSATLPPDITRMAKERLKSPEFLTLSGDHIGALEIQHFVYLSFGDKIAELLQIIEIDDPESAIVFCNTKDETKRVAGALEQQGFAADWLNADLGQSDREKVMAATRSGNLRFLVATDVAARGIDISHLTHVINFDFPESAEQYVHRTGRTGRAGKMGTAVSLVTPSDVGHLYLLRLTYKLRPIEKMLPSARELKTRAEADLVNLFVAAFGDKSPHPEDLALARRLLSHENAERIVAGLLRDHLGARPDAEDEATAARRARAPKRPSPEPPPREAAPAPLARPPVPPAPARPPAERAERSERPDRPERPRFDERGGRRVRSRDRDRDQDHEPFRYSVESAEPTPAAADKQPDTDPGRAADTGGSAETEELRRDEALSEIFVNVGRRDGATPADFHAVLEGGGLPADATDYVRVRHRHAFVGTRKELLERVLQVLNGASIAGRTAAAEIARPRT, encoded by the coding sequence ATGTCCAGCGAAACCCCCGAGCCCTCCGAGCCACCGCCCACGTTCGACATCCTGCCGCTCTCGAGCGAGCTCCGGCGTGCCGTGGACGACCTCGGCTACACCCACCCGACTCCTGTCCAGCGCGCCGTCTTCGAGCTGGCCTCGCGGGGCAAGGACCTGGTCGTCCAGGCCCGCACCGGCACCGGCAAGACCGCCGCGTTCGGCATGCCCATCGTGGACGCGCTGGTACGCCGTCAGACGCCGGCGGTGCAGGTCCTGGTGCTGTGCCCAACCCGCGAGCTGGCCCTGCAGGTGACCCGCGAGGTGGAAGCGCTGGCGAAATACCGTGGAGTCGCCACCGCCGCCATCTACGGCGGAGCGCCCATGCCCCGGCAGGTCGAACAGATCCGCGCGGGCGCGCAGGTCGTGATCGGCACGCCCGGGCGGGTGCTGGATCATCTGCGCCGCGGCACCTTCTCTGCTGCCTCGGTCCGCGCCCTGGTGCTCGACGAGTCCGACGAGATGCTGAGCATGGGCTTCTTGCCACAGATCAACGAGATCCTCTCGTACCTGCCGGACACGCGTCAGACGCTGCTCTTCAGCGCCACGTTGCCGCCAGACATCACGCGCATGGCGAAGGAGCGGCTCAAGAGCCCCGAGTTCCTGACGCTGAGCGGCGATCACATCGGGGCGCTGGAGATCCAGCACTTCGTCTACCTGAGCTTCGGCGACAAGATCGCCGAGCTCTTGCAGATCATCGAGATCGACGATCCGGAGAGCGCCATCGTGTTCTGCAACACGAAGGACGAGACCAAGCGCGTCGCGGGCGCGCTGGAACAGCAAGGTTTTGCCGCGGATTGGCTCAACGCCGATCTCGGCCAGTCCGACCGCGAGAAGGTCATGGCGGCCACCCGCAGCGGCAACCTGCGCTTCTTGGTGGCCACGGACGTAGCGGCACGCGGCATCGACATCTCGCACCTGACTCACGTCATCAACTTCGACTTCCCGGAGTCGGCGGAGCAATACGTGCACCGCACCGGCCGCACCGGCCGCGCCGGCAAGATGGGCACCGCGGTCTCGCTGGTGACGCCGAGCGACGTGGGTCACCTCTATCTGCTGCGACTGACCTACAAGCTCCGGCCCATCGAGAAGATGCTGCCGAGCGCCCGCGAGCTCAAGACGCGCGCCGAGGCGGACCTCGTCAACCTGTTCGTGGCGGCTTTCGGCGACAAGTCACCGCACCCGGAGGATCTGGCGCTGGCGCGTCGGCTGCTGTCGCACGAGAACGCCGAGCGCATCGTCGCCGGGCTCTTGCGCGACCACCTCGGTGCACGACCGGATGCCGAGGACGAAGCCACCGCGGCGCGACGCGCCCGCGCTCCCAAACGCCCGAGCCCGGAGCCCCCGCCGCGCGAGGCCGCGCCCGCACCGCTGGCCCGACCGCCGGTACCGCCAGCGCCGGCGCGCCCGCCAGCCGAACGCGCGGAGCGATCGGAGCGCCCCGACCGACCCGAACGCCCGCGCTTCGACGAGCGCGGCGGCCGGCGCGTCCGAAGCCGCGATCGCGACCGCGATCAGGATCACGAGCCGTTCCGCTACTCCGTGGAGTCCGCCGAGCCGACCCCCGCAGCCGCGGACAAACAGCCCGACACGGATCCGGGAAGAGCAGCCGACACCGGCGGCAGCGCGGAGACGGAGGAGCTCCGCCGCGACGAGGCGCTGTCCGAGATTTTCGTCAATGTTGGCCGGCGCGACGGCGCGACGCCAGCAGATTTTCACGCCGTGCTCGAAGGCGGCGGGCTCCCGGCCGACGCCACCGACTACGTGCGCGTGCGCCACCGGCATGCGTTCGTCGGCACGCGCAAGGAGCTGTTGGAACGAGTCCTGCAAGTGCTCAATGGCGCGAGCATTGCAGGGCGCACCGCGGCTGCCGAAATCGCACGCCCGCGCACGTGA
- a CDS encoding tetratricopeptide repeat protein produces the protein MQRDRRANAESLLHDVGWALEHGYPPRELIPMLEKLVGHAPTGSDAALFGMRELSKLLVEKKPWRAARLAREVLAHVDDAELWRTLGVALSMLGHYRAAARAYRSALAHDPRCPIATHNLGHLLDVGLGRPERGLHYLSIALRAAPDDVEIRASHAHALCRLGRRAEALASLAEHLPGGRSEALALVERWMSAAD, from the coding sequence ATGCAGCGTGATCGTCGAGCCAACGCCGAGAGTCTCCTGCACGACGTCGGGTGGGCGCTCGAGCACGGCTACCCCCCGCGAGAGCTGATTCCGATGCTGGAGAAGCTCGTCGGCCACGCGCCAACCGGCTCCGACGCAGCGCTGTTCGGAATGCGCGAGCTCAGCAAGCTCCTGGTCGAGAAGAAGCCGTGGCGCGCGGCCCGCCTCGCCCGGGAGGTGCTCGCTCACGTGGACGACGCGGAGCTCTGGCGCACGCTGGGCGTGGCGCTCAGCATGCTCGGACACTACCGCGCCGCCGCCCGCGCCTACCGGAGCGCCCTCGCGCACGACCCGCGCTGTCCGATCGCGACCCACAACTTGGGGCACCTCCTCGACGTGGGCCTCGGCCGGCCCGAGCGGGGTCTGCACTACCTTTCCATCGCCCTCCGCGCGGCGCCCGACGACGTCGAAATCCGGGCCTCGCATGCCCACGCCCTGTGCCGGCTGGGCCGGCGAGCCGAAGCCCTGGCCTCCCTCGCGGAGCACCTCCCCGGCGGCCGATCCGAGGCGCTCGCCCTGGTCGAACGCTGGATGAGCGCAGCCGACTGA
- a CDS encoding TolC family protein: protein MLSRALRRSCLLLTLAAATAQAQPAAEPKPAEPAPEAPLEPKLPEIDDPMLKPVPSAKNVLRSWQEALRLARSQSSELALSAAQMDLADGQERQALSRALPTLTGTGSVTRHLLMGDGFSFGSAGLTRGTIPDPNTTWNAGLALRVPVFAPQAWYDHGTAKRNKGAARLSHSDRQRLVLAQTASAIVSVVTAERVAEISRVSLKGSLSTLDLNQRRAKLGAASAVDVLRAEQEVTLTRSQVVQADEGVLRAREALGIALGSSDPYGVVPAIRVDALASDARSVCRPVSDPDTRADVRAARARLEVAERNVKSTDYSFVPTVDFVSNLGWTSNDRATANQEHVTWTIGGLLTWQLYDGGLRYGTRTANQAQRRIAEEQVTQSKRLARVEGQQAQRAVEVAKQNLAVAGKSRQLATESARLARIAFVSGHGNSFDLIDADRRLRSAELDLAVKEFELIRAQIAALLALSTCDV, encoded by the coding sequence ATGCTCTCCCGCGCCCTCCGCCGCTCCTGCCTGCTCCTGACCCTCGCTGCTGCCACCGCCCAAGCCCAGCCGGCTGCCGAGCCCAAGCCGGCCGAGCCCGCGCCCGAGGCGCCGCTCGAGCCCAAGCTGCCGGAGATCGACGACCCGATGCTGAAGCCGGTCCCGTCTGCCAAGAACGTGCTGCGTTCCTGGCAGGAAGCGCTGCGGCTCGCGCGCTCCCAGAGCTCGGAGCTCGCGCTCTCCGCCGCGCAGATGGACCTGGCGGACGGCCAGGAGCGCCAGGCCTTGTCCCGCGCGCTGCCCACGCTGACCGGCACCGGCAGCGTGACGCGGCACCTGCTGATGGGCGACGGGTTCAGCTTCGGCTCCGCGGGGCTGACCCGAGGCACGATCCCCGACCCGAACACGACCTGGAACGCGGGCCTGGCCTTGCGCGTGCCGGTCTTCGCGCCCCAAGCCTGGTACGACCACGGTACGGCCAAGCGTAACAAGGGCGCCGCCCGCCTGAGCCACAGCGACCGGCAGCGCCTGGTGCTGGCGCAGACCGCGAGCGCCATCGTCAGCGTGGTCACGGCGGAGCGCGTCGCGGAGATCAGCCGCGTCTCGCTCAAGGGCTCGCTCTCGACCCTGGATCTGAACCAGCGCCGCGCCAAGCTCGGCGCGGCCAGCGCCGTGGACGTGCTGCGCGCGGAGCAGGAGGTCACGCTGACCCGCTCGCAAGTGGTGCAAGCCGACGAGGGCGTGCTCCGAGCCCGGGAGGCCCTCGGCATCGCCCTCGGCTCGAGCGACCCCTACGGCGTGGTCCCCGCGATCCGCGTGGACGCCCTGGCCAGCGACGCTCGCTCGGTGTGCCGGCCGGTCTCCGATCCGGACACTCGCGCAGACGTGCGCGCGGCACGCGCTCGCCTCGAAGTGGCGGAGCGCAACGTCAAGAGCACCGACTACTCCTTCGTGCCCACGGTGGACTTCGTGTCGAACCTGGGCTGGACCTCGAACGATCGCGCGACGGCGAACCAGGAGCACGTCACCTGGACCATCGGGGGCCTTCTGACCTGGCAGCTCTACGACGGCGGCCTGCGGTACGGCACTCGCACCGCGAACCAGGCCCAGCGCCGGATCGCCGAGGAGCAGGTCACCCAGTCCAAGCGCCTGGCGCGGGTCGAGGGCCAGCAGGCCCAGCGCGCCGTCGAGGTGGCCAAGCAGAACCTGGCCGTGGCCGGCAAGAGCCGGCAGCTCGCCACCGAGAGCGCGCGGCTGGCACGGATCGCCTTCGTCTCGGGACACGGCAACAGCTTCGACTTGATCGACGCCGACCGGCGCCTGCGCAGCGCGGAGCTGGACCTGGCGGTCAAGGAGTTCGAGCTGATCCGAGCGCAGATCGCCGCGCTGCTCGCGCTCTCCACCTGCGACGTCTAG
- the ccsA gene encoding cytochrome c biogenesis protein CcsA, translating to MPDPAKKPALGLFPFFLAATAAVFFWLIGFVFFKAPLAQPEAGGLAQKIFYFHVPSAYAMYLSGVVCLVGSAAYLLSLSDKWNAWAQAGAECAVVFGFMVLTSGPLWAKKAWGVYWVWDPRLTTSLLSVLIYVAVVVLRAFAGDGEAERKFAAALGVLGTVNLPIIHYSVRKWGGNHPTVITQGGGGLKHPDMQLALGVGFLAMTLLAAALLILRARQLVLSARVGRAEERAVAAGLTEGS from the coding sequence ATGCCCGATCCCGCCAAGAAGCCCGCGTTGGGCCTGTTCCCGTTCTTCCTGGCGGCCACCGCGGCGGTGTTCTTCTGGCTGATCGGCTTCGTGTTCTTCAAGGCCCCGCTGGCGCAGCCCGAGGCCGGCGGCCTGGCGCAGAAGATCTTCTACTTCCACGTGCCCAGCGCCTACGCCATGTACCTGTCCGGCGTGGTCTGCCTGGTCGGGAGCGCCGCCTACTTGCTCTCGCTCAGCGACAAGTGGAACGCCTGGGCCCAGGCCGGCGCGGAGTGCGCGGTGGTGTTCGGCTTCATGGTGCTGACCAGCGGACCGCTCTGGGCCAAGAAGGCCTGGGGCGTGTACTGGGTCTGGGACCCTCGCCTCACCACCTCGCTCTTGTCCGTGCTGATCTACGTGGCGGTGGTGGTGCTGCGCGCGTTCGCCGGCGACGGCGAGGCGGAGCGCAAGTTCGCCGCCGCGCTCGGCGTGCTCGGCACCGTGAACCTGCCCATCATCCACTACTCGGTGCGCAAATGGGGCGGCAACCACCCCACGGTGATCACGCAGGGTGGCGGCGGGCTCAAGCACCCGGACATGCAGCTGGCGCTGGGTGTGGGCTTTCTGGCGATGACGCTGCTCGCCGCGGCGCTGTTGATTCTGCGCGCGCGGCAGCTGGTGCTGAGCGCACGCGTCGGCCGAGCCGAGGAGCGCGCCGTCGCCGCCGGGCTCACGGAAGGATCCTGA
- a CDS encoding acyl-CoA dehydrogenase family protein has product MVDFSLSDEHKALIETAKRFARERIAPVAAECDHQSRFPTDVMEAAHELGLVNMIVPTEYGGAGMGELENTLVTEQLAWGCTGITTSMLANSLALTPIKLGGNEDQKKKYLGMLTDAPVFAAYATTEPGAGSDVAGIRTKFTQHGDDYVLNGQKAWITNAGFASFFVIFATSSPEKRHKGIAAFIVDRDTPGLKVDKHEDKLGQRASNTCVVHLEDVKVPKQNLLAPEGDGFKLAMETFNQTRPDIAALATGLMQRCLDECVTYAKDRKTFGVPIAEHQMVQAMLADMAVSIEATRLLYQKAAWNLDNGVRDPIVSSFAKVFGADRAMQTATDAVQVFGGNGYVRDYPVEKLMRDAKLLQIYEGTSQVQRLVIARQITR; this is encoded by the coding sequence ATGGTCGACTTCAGCCTATCCGACGAGCACAAGGCGCTGATCGAAACCGCCAAGCGCTTCGCCCGCGAGCGCATCGCGCCCGTCGCCGCCGAGTGCGATCACCAGAGCCGCTTCCCCACCGACGTGATGGAGGCCGCCCACGAGCTCGGGCTCGTGAACATGATCGTGCCGACCGAATACGGCGGCGCCGGCATGGGTGAGCTCGAGAACACGCTGGTCACCGAGCAGCTCGCCTGGGGCTGCACCGGCATCACCACGAGCATGCTGGCGAACTCCCTGGCGCTCACGCCCATCAAGCTCGGCGGCAACGAGGACCAGAAGAAGAAGTACTTGGGCATGCTCACGGACGCGCCGGTGTTCGCCGCCTACGCGACCACGGAGCCGGGGGCCGGCAGCGACGTCGCGGGTATCCGCACCAAGTTCACCCAGCACGGTGACGACTACGTGCTGAACGGCCAGAAGGCATGGATCACCAACGCCGGCTTCGCCAGCTTCTTCGTGATCTTCGCCACCAGCTCCCCCGAGAAGCGCCACAAGGGCATCGCCGCCTTCATCGTCGATCGCGACACACCCGGCCTGAAGGTGGACAAGCACGAGGACAAGCTCGGCCAGCGCGCCAGCAACACCTGCGTCGTCCACCTCGAGGACGTCAAGGTCCCCAAGCAGAACCTGCTCGCCCCCGAGGGCGACGGCTTCAAGCTGGCGATGGAGACCTTCAACCAGACCCGCCCCGACATCGCCGCCCTGGCCACCGGCCTGATGCAGCGCTGCCTCGACGAGTGCGTGACCTACGCCAAGGATCGGAAGACCTTCGGGGTGCCCATCGCCGAGCACCAGATGGTGCAGGCCATGTTGGCCGACATGGCCGTCAGCATCGAGGCCACCCGCCTGCTCTACCAGAAGGCCGCCTGGAACCTCGACAACGGCGTGCGCGACCCGATCGTGTCCAGCTTCGCCAAGGTCTTCGGCGCCGACCGCGCCATGCAGACCGCCACCGACGCGGTGCAGGTCTTCGGCGGCAACGGCTACGTCCGCGACTACCCCGTCGAGAAGCTGATGCGCGACGCCAAGCTCTTGCAGATCTACGAGGGCACGAGCCAGGTGCAGCGCCTGGTGATCGCCCGGCAGATCACGCGCTGA